The nucleotide sequence GcttaaacaaatacaaaagacTGTACTACACACATTTAAGATAAACCCACAACCCCCCCTACCCCCTCCCCTccaataaataaaagcaaaggtCAGTATCCTAGTCAAGGTACCAAGTCCTCtccaggatgaaaaaaaaaataaatcattatgtTATGACTTAGCAAAAGGATATCAAGTGCATTCTATTTTGTTGATGGACCATGCAGCTGGTGAAATAGGAAAATAACAGCAGCCAGGAGAATATATAGAGTAGGTTTTTAGCACCTCATGTCTATTTCTTCATTAACTGAAGATCCAACAGCTAGTTGCATCATTCAACTAATGATGCTAGTCATTAAAcagtgccagaaaaaaaacacccTGGCAACTGCTGAAGCGTTCAATCTTCAACAAATCACTACACAATTTGGGAAAGAGGAAAGTATTTGAGGCCTATCATTATGCTGTGCCATATAAATGAGGTACTAATGTTACCATCACAATGAAGGCACAGGGTGAAGTAATTAGATTATACACCAATACTAGATAttaattatgagaaaaaaatcaaaatactatCTTGAAATGACATGAGATAATAATGCATATTCAAGTTGAAGACTTCACAAAGAATAGAATGCACATAACAGATGTACAGCGTGTCAGCAGTAAACTGAATCCCAGGCTACATGTACAATAAACATcccttttaataaaaaggaacTTTTATCTTCAGTACAGCATATAGAGCGACAGAGCTGTCCTGTCAGTCCTCCAGACAACTATGAAATAACTTTCCTTCAGATACAGCAACTGAGAAATCAGCAACAAGAGAGTTCACTCTACTCTACAGATGGCaggtgcagatttttttctgtacttcagaAAAAAGCTACATGATCAGATAGCCTAGGCAGCTCTTCTTTCATGCTGTTCACCTGCATAATTTTTATGAGTGTACAATCataagcagaaatgcaaaaatcctTCTTCCTGTGTGGTTACAAGTTGAGTTCAAGAAGTTAGTCccttttccatttttgaaaaCAACTGTATTGCTTGTCATTCAACCCCATGCCTGAGTTTTGCAATAATGCAGTACAAGCTTGCCATCACTTCCAaaacactgcaaggaaaaaagaaaccaaaacaacagcTGTTAAGATCATTCATGGGCTAGCACAtacataaagcaaaacaaagaaaaaagcccccCACCAGATAACTGGGTCTTGGAATAGTGTTATGGATAACAAAGCTCTCCATCATAACGGGAGGCATGACAATGTACTGCATGTAAAGGGATGCATTTCCAGAGATTGTACGAAGTCATGTCTCTCTAAATCATATTCATACAGATCTGTGAATATCAACTACATTACATTTAATGCAAGATATTACCAGCATAGTTAGGGGCAGTAACAGAGTTCAAGTGCCAGAATTGTACTGACAAATTCTGGTAAGCACATTTGGAAAGGATATTTAAGATGAAAATCACCTCATAGAGAGTCCCAACTTCTTGGTCTGGAGATGGAGCAAAAGACTGGTTTACATATATgaactgcaagaaaagaaaacagaagatgggAGATCTCCCACAGATCTCATAGATCACATAGAAGAAACACTCTGCAGCCAGAGGTGGGTAAATATGCTCTCTGTTCACCATTTATAATCTTTGCAGTCCATAACAAAATACCACAAATTAGTATTTTCACTTCCATGTGGAGGGGCAACATGACTTCCAGGAGTCACCTCTGACTGGCCAACCAGACCAAGCCAAAGCAAGCATGTGGACTTCCTTCTCCTGCAAGTTGACCCATTAGTCTCCCATACAGCAGCACAATGTGAACTCACTGGTTTTGTTACTGCTCTTATTCCAAGTATCCAAACCATTCCCGCTATTCTAAACTTGCTCAATTAGAACAGCCGTCACAGAAAttagaattttgttcttttttgaagTCATCCTTCTCACTTCCTGCTCCAAATGTATACACGCATATAGTAGCTAGTCCATAATGTCAGAGGGCCTTGGGATCTGCAGTGCTAGATGGCATGTGTAGTAGAGTATTGTGCTATTGCCAAAGAAGAGTTACAAAATTCCTAGGGCTCTGTTCCCAAAGTATAGCCTTAAACTTAACCACAGTGGAAGACTCCATGctcctgtattttttcctgataTAATGAGATAGCAGTTAATGAACTAAACTGTTGAGAATATCCGTGAACAGTAAATACCTGAATTATTACTCTTCTTTGAGATATTAAGccttgggaaaaaagaaacccttcaTGATTTCCAGGTGAAAGAGATGGCTAGCGAAACTGTTTGTGCCTGTATGCTTAAACAATAGCCTCCAGACCAAGAACAGGTTGCTTTCATCTATGCTTTAGCTACACATTTGACTATTTTGATGAGTCTAGCTGTAACATTATATCTTGACTGAAAGCTTTGAAGTATATGGATGTTAAGAGTTTACTGCTAATAGCAAAATTAGTACAATCATATTTCTGAatcttttccagctcttccaATGTTATCAGAAGGCCATGTGGGCTTCACAGGAAGGAACACGTAAACAATACTGGTAATGAGCTGCCAAACTGCGAATGTTTCCAAGCTACCCATTTTAAAGGAGAAATCAGTCCCATGACAGTAATTAAACTGTTTGAGAAGTAAATTCTGAAGGAAACAGACACCAATATTCAGAAAGTCAACCCCAAACACTTTAGACTTTTTCCCAAATACTCCTTCCGTATACCTGACTTCTACAGTTACACTGTGCATATGAACCTTTCACTGCAGTGCATCGCAGCACAATGTGCACACAGCTCTGCATGTCAGCATCagacaagaagaaatggagaCACTGCGAAAAGGCCAAAGGTGGGAGCTGAGCACCCAAGCATACCCATGCCGCACCGCTGCAGCTCATCTCAACGTTATACTGCGGTGTGTACTTCGAAGAGTTTTGCTGGTGCCAAGTTTCCTGCTAAAAGCCGAAGTCTAGACTCAAGACAGTCTCCCTGCAAGGCGTGACAGCTTGGGCCCCGGGTGAGCGCAGCCCCCGGTATGGCTGGCTCCTGGCTACCCCTGCCACATGCCGGGCCAGGCCAGGCTGGGCCGCCAGGTGCCTGCCCCTACCAGCTGCTCGGAGGCCATCAGCTTGAGGAACTTCTTGATGAAGTCAGCAAGGCTCTGGATGGTCCGGGTCCGCTCCACGGCCCACTTCTTGGTCTTCATGATGGGGGTGTCAGCCACGGCCCTCAGCAGGATGTCAACTGCGGGGCAGCAGCAGGCGTTAACGCCGCTGGCGGCGGACGCGCCCCCCCGCTCCCTCATTGGCCGGACCCCCTCCCGCTCCCACCGCCGATTGGCCAGCGCACCAGCCCGTCACCGCAcaagcccgcccgcccgccccgacGGTGACTTCTCGCcccattacttttctttttcgTGTCGCCGGCGGGGTCCTCGGTGCCCGGGGAGACGGCCGGAGGCGGGACCGGGTCAACAGCTCccgctgcagctgcagctccgGCTTCCGGGGCTTCCTCCCCGCCCTCGTTTCGGCCCTTGATCTGAGGCGAGGCAGGCACCTGCTCCTCCGCTTCCGCCATTGCTGGTCCCCGAGCGGCGGAAGTGACGCCAGGCGAGGCCGCGAGGCCAGGCGGTTTGTCCCTTGCGGAACGCCGCCTTCCCGTCAGGTGACGGGGAGGGGCGCGTCACGTGCGGCAGGAGCCGTTCCGCCGCTAACGGCCGTGGGTCGCCGGCGACGTGGTGCGCGTgacccgctgccgccgccccgaGAGCGAGGGGTGGAAGggcggggaggaagaggaggaggagaaggggaaggggcgCAGCGCAGCGaggccggcggccgccgccgccgccgcccgccgccgcttctcccctcccccctccgCCACCGCCATGATCAAAGCTATCCTCATCTTCAACAACCACGGCAAGCCGCGGCTCTCCAAGTTCTACCAGCGCTATGtacgggcgggccggggccgcgcgGGGCCTAGTTGCCGGGGCCGGGCctggggcgggcgcggggggaagggaagggaaggaagggcgGCCGTCCTCCTGGGGCGGCGGGTGTCCTCGGGACCGGCGGTTGCGGGGTGAGGCTGTGGGGGTTGGTAGGCGGGGAGCCGCCGGCCTGGCCTGGCCCGGCCGGGCCGCCTGCCTCCTGCTCTATGCTTGAGGCAGCGGCGTGGGCCGAGGGCGTGGGAGAATGGAGGGTGCCGGGACCTTGTGAGGGCCGTCAGTCGGGGAAACGAGATTTCGAAGAACGCTGTTTTCCCAGCTAGCGTCGTTTTCACCAGCATTTGTCCTTTTGTAATACTGAGAGTGAAGGAGGGGAGTCTCGTTCCGCGGCGGAGTCGGCTCTCGGAGCCTACTTGTGGAAGCGCTGCTCGAAGCGATGCCGTGCTTTCCAGCCCGACTCTCGGCGTCTCTGTGTAGTGCTGCGTGCCTCCGTGCTGGGGCAGAGGTGTTGGAAGTGGGAAGATGAGTTTTATGGGACTCGCAGGTCCAGTAGGCAGAGCCTTTTCCTTTGGAAACTTTCAGAGTAGTATAAAAATACAGTTGAGGtggaaaagaaatgtaattaaatagGAAGGTATGTTCTTTTATGCGGGGGAAGGCAagaagcagagcagctctgaaagTGCAGCACAAGCACTTGATCTGAATGAAGAGAAAGTGCAGCCATGGGGAGTTAAGAAACAATGTGGAAACAGTTGATTTAGTTCAAGGCTAAGAGATTTTAAGGTAGTGTTCTGATCACGTACTGTGTTTCCTAGCAAATTGGCTCAGCTCAGCTTGGGGTGGTCTTGGGCattaaaacacaagaaaacaagtgatgcttCCCAGAATTATGTAAACAAAATAATCATCTTCAGTAGTGCTATTACTTACTTGGATTTGTGGCCACTTACTTGCAATTCTGGCTATTAGAGAAGTCGTATTTAACTTTGTCGGAAGGGATGTACCTTACTTCTACATCTCAGAGCAGAAATGATGACTGTGACGCTTCAGTTTGCACTGTCAGGCTTTTAATTAAAGGGTGTAACTGATACAGGTAATTGCTGTGGAAGACTGAATTTGATCCCTTCTCTTTAGAAAGGCAATAGTGGGCAATTCTAGTACAGGTTTGTGaacctgttttcctctttctcgTCAGTGCTGGCTTACCAAGCAGATGTCTTTTGTCTggcatttctaatttaaaaattaaaatggaatattCTCACCTACACATACTGAGAAGCATTCCCCTTTGTGTGCATCCCCACTCTGTTCTTGATAACTTCCATTGGAGAGCTACAGTAACctactaaaatttttttttgttgttttttttgttttttttcacctgtCACTGTGAAGGTAACAATTAAATAGGTAGATGAAAGACTTTGGAAAGGTATACAAAACTTGCATTAATGTGAAACAGTTAATTTCCATTCTCATCTTCCATTCAAATGTAATTATCTTTTTGTGTCTTCTGTTACTGTTGTGTAATCAAAGTCctgggaggaagaagcagaggaaggagaggagtgaATGGCAGGAGGATACCAGATTTTTCTTGCCAACTCCATTCTGCTCTACTACTTTCATAACTGGAATTACAACAAATCTTCAGTGCTGAAAGTAGGGTAATATGTCTGTATACAGAACACcttgaaattttgaaaataaaatagcaaatgaaattaagaaattatGTGGTGAGGTGATTTCCCTAAAGCTTTGTGGTGCACAGAAACAGATGCAATTGTCTTGATTATCTTTTTGTGTGTGACTTCAGTAAGACAGGTTTATTTTTGGACTTTCTGAAACTTTCACATACATTGATACCAATTGAACCAGTACTGAGGCaaatctcaggtttttttctacagATGGAATTATCTCCCACTTTCTAGAGAGATTAGTTTGGTCACATCTGTGAAAGGggtatttgtttgctttgtgatACCAAAACTTAAAAAACACGTGTAACTTTTTTCCTTGATATATATGAGAATGGGAAGTATTTCTACTGCGTAAAATGAAGTTAATAATCTTTTGTAATAATTCATGGCAATTAAATAGGAGGACATACATGCTGTGGTTTTATGTTTCAGAATATAGACCTGTGGCCAtaatttcaaagttaaaaataagtttctgaaCAACTTTGTCAATAAGGGCAGATTCTGAAaacaaaggtttttttaatactcagtATCTCagtttcttaaggaaaaaagaaacattgtcTCTTTCCTGCTACTGTAGAAAATATGGGGGAAGTAATGGAGATAACTGCAGTGGAGCAAGGCAGGCACAATTTAAGGAACACCAACTATAGAAGCAGAGGAACCTGCACTTCGTTGCTCTGTGTTTTATGGAGCAATTTACTTCTGCTGGAGATTTTTGCTGATGTCTTTGTGGATTCTAGAGGTTGTTTGTAAAATAATACATGAATTGAAGGTGATGAATGCAAACCACACGGATGCCAGGCTTTGTTTGCTTAGCAGTCACACAGGGTACTACACTGTTCTAGCTGAAATCACTTTTAAGGTACATGGTCCAGTTTTGCTTAGAGTGTTTGTTCATATAATGGTTTAAAATGCTGACTTACACGCTTTGGCAGGGATGGGGGCTATTTATACTTGATAACTTCAGGGTTCTGTGCTATAAAACAAATGCAGGATTTTAGGAATTGTATCTAAGTTTTTTGACTATGGAAATACAGACTTGTTAAAAATGAGTCCACTCTTACAGAAGGGTAGCAAAAGCAAGTGTGCAGGAATGATGGAGTTGCAGTGGGGACTCAAGAAGAGTCAAGCGAATTCAAACTTGGAAGTATTCTTTCCTTCTAGCAGATTAGTAACTTAATGGCTTAGGAGAACCTGTTGCTCATGATGCCATTATGTATTATGGGTTTTTTAGCTACCCCACCCCTTCACGCTTTTGAGAATTTTTCCCTCTTGTTCGTGGGTGAAAATAGTTTCAAAGCATGTCCGTAGCTGTTGAGGCTATGGTGGAGATACAAAAAATTCACAGTACTTGAAGACTTCCTGTTTGCTTGAAGAaactatttttagatttttttttttttagcagtttcttAAAAACAATCACTTTTTTCACAGTTGTTTCTTAGTAATGTATTCTTCTGCAACTTAACttgtaaaaatgtctttttgtgtTGAAATGACAAAAACAATATGCAGCTTGTTAATTGGCAGATTTAAGGCTTCAGAAGTAGACAGTTTGAGGGTGCTGATGTACTTTGTGTTCTATTTATTACCTATGTGTGCTATGCATTGTTAATTGATCCATTTCAGCTTGAtagcaaaatatgttttctttcatagAGTGAAGATACGCAGCAACAAATTATCAGAGAAACTTTCCATTTAGTATCAAAACGTGATGAAAATGTCTGTAATTTCCTAGAAGGAGGATTGTAAGTATCAAGCTTGAAATAAATGCCCAATACTTACTGGCTAGCAAATATCATTACTGCTGATTGTAATATAACTGTTTTTACAGCTGTAATGTAAATGCCATGTACTTGAGACATTTTAATACACAAAGAATATTATCATGTTGCACCAGGTATACATATTCTTTACTAACTGAAGCATACATATATGTATCAAAATGATTTAGGCAATAAAACTAATTCTTTCTAGTGCTGTAACTGACAGAGTGCCACATATTCAGACACGAGTTGGGGAAGAAACAGGCAGATGATACCTAACCAGTTTCCCTATAATCAAGCTAAAGATTTCTAGTCTCATTTAAAGAGTTATTAGCATTTGCGTACCCACTgagaagattaaaatattttgtagctgGTGTTTTGGCTTGAGCTCCTAAAATTTGAGTGGACAGCCTCTGATAGTAGGATTTCTCAGCCTTTTTATCAGGGTTCAGGCTTGCTATATGAGCTAGGAAggaaaaagtaagttttaaatgcGCTAACTAATGCAATGTCAACCAAGATTTTTTATTAATATAGGTAGAGCAAGGTGGAAGGAAAGCCAGACATGTCTTCTGTCTCTAgaagacacacacaaaatattcCTTCTTGAATCTTCTCGGTTGGTTTTTTAATGTGGTCTTGCTTTAGTTGaagagaagaaattctgaaatggAGAACTGTTTTATTTTGAGATATTAGTCATCAAGAGTAAGTAGTTACAAAGCCACCTTCTAGGAAAAGGAGTCATAATTGCTGGAGTAAGATCATGATCTCCAGCCTAAACACAGAGGTTGTCATAGCCTGTTAAATACTGTAATTATGGAAATTTCTAATTACTGCAAGTTAGTATGTTAATGCCTAAATTTTCTGTATGCAGAGTCAGTTAAATGCTTAGCTGTACCTTGTCAGCTATGATGTCTTCTTTCTGATCAAGAtgattcctgatttttttatttcattattttttaaactaaaattgtTCTCTTCCAACTACTCAACTGGTGATTCTGTTGTTAGGTTCTTGGAGATGATTTCAAGCTGGAAACATGCTGGCTTGAATTCTGTAAGTGAAAGAAGCCATTTGGAGCCTTTTAGAAAAATCACAGCTGTGTAACAGAAAGAAACTAAGGCAGAGGACACAATTCTGGCTTTCCTCCTACTGCTCAGTTCCAGAGTTACcatttcaatatattttttcaggcgtgggtttttttggtttttttttttttaaggacagggATCACTTTATAGTTTGCAGTTTACCCAAAGGCCTCAACAGTTTATATATACTAACTCTGTACTAAAGTATTTGAAAGAATTGGgtaaataaagcacaaaaaaggaaactttaattgccatttctttccactttcacatttgtttgtaatatttttgtCTCGTACTTCTTAAATGTGGTTCCCACTCTTCAGGAGCAAATGGTTCCCCCTCCCCGCACCCAAGCATTAATGCAAAGCAATGTGCTTAAGCAAAAGTGACCTAAAAGgtttcttgttctttttatttgttgATGTATTCTCTCCCTATGATAAAGACAGAAACTAAAGGGGTGAGTTATGATACACCAAACAGGTGATTCAATTCTAGTACAGAATTAAGGGGGAATTATGATGTTCATAGCCATGTAGCTTCAggctacaaaatattttcattttgatttgagCAGGCCTCCTACTGCTCAAAGCAAATGTCAATGATCTGAAGAACATCTCTTCTTATGATTTATGTACCTTCTTTGGGAGGGCTATAGTAGAAGAGTGGAAGTAAATACCTGTTTAGACCTCCTCTCTTGCTTAGTAACTTGATGATCAGTGAGTCcataaaaatgtaattgcttcTGTGACTTTAACATTGCATCGTAAACTATTGCTTGTAGTTCAGTCTTATTTCTCAAGATACCAAACATTTTGTAGCACAAGTGTTACATGTTCTTGGGAATTAAGTGCAACATAAACCCAATTCAAGGCTTTTTCTGTAATCCAAATGCCAGTCTGCattatagttttctttttctgttaatgcTCCTCTGAGAAGGGCAGGGAAGGATTCATAGGCATACACTCTGTTAATCTGTAAAGCAGATTAATCCCTGTACAGTGCCCACTAGTGTGTAATGGAAGTACTTTTAATACCCATTTTTTGGTGAAACTAAATGATCTGTTTGAATTGATTTTAATAAAAAGGTGCATCTGTTGATGTACTTGTTATCCATATGGATAACAACAACTGTGCTTGTGTGGTAAATGTAACTTGGGCTGTCTTGGTACTTAGGTTTCTTCCATTGTAATTATATCACAAAATGAAAGTTGTGATGTAGTTAGATTTGGGAAAGCTCCAGCCAGCCATTAACAATAGGCCTCCTATTAACTGAAGTAACTGTGAGGATTTGCCCAGCTTATCCTAAGATGCTAACTaagctttcctgttttctttcctggttaGATTAATAGGTGGATCTGATAACAAACTAATTTACCGACATTATGCCACCTtgtattttgtcttctgtgtggATTCTTCAGAAAGTGAGCTTGGCATTTTAGACCTCATACAAGTAagttttttttgctgctttgttttttttaataagtggaATTCTACTTCTAAGTACCTTAGAACTTCAATATTTAGCTGTATCTTTTTCTGTAATATGTGGAAGTGAAGGTGGCTTTCATACTGTGAACACACCCAAAGTGCTGAGTATTAGTTTTAGATTACTTGCAGTTCTCTGGACTGTCTTTGAAAAAGTTGTTTCCCAAGTTGATGAGAAAGTAAGGAAACAGTTTGTTTGGAACATACTGAACAATCAGCAGCTATTCTTTTTGCTGCAGCTTTTCAAGGCCTTGTTTTGGCTGCAGATAAAAATGGTGCAGTTCAAACATTCGCTAGGCAAGTTTAGATTATGAGAGCCTTGACACATAAAGCTCTGtgttgtgtgtatatacacacatagacacacatatatattcaCTACAAATATAAAACGGATTAACATGTCCAAAACCTCTTTGGATGAAACTTTCCTTGTTGCTTATGAGCCTTTGGTCAGATATACCTTAGAAAATGAGTGCAGATGCTGCCCTAGGCATGTGTTCTTCACCCGGGGGTGGGGTAGGTGGGGAGAGGTGAGGAGAAAGAGAGCCGGTACAGGTTCTTTCTGGATCTGAATAAGAAAGGCTCGACAACAAAATGGCTTAATATGATAACTGTTTGATAAAACCGAGTAAGGAGAGGAATCTAGACAGTAAATCTTACACCACTTCAGATGCTGGGCATCTTGTGTTCATGCAGCATCCAATGGAGCCCAGGCGGATTTTCCCACGGTGCACTGTGCAGAGCAGATCCTGTCCATGGAGTGGAGCTCTCCCTTTTTTGGACCTTTGAGTTACTATGTAATTTCCTCACAAGAAGACAATTCTGTTCCTAAAGGATGTTCTCATGAGGACTTCTTGCTGCGCTTTGAATTACAGTGAAGGCCATGCAGGTGGTGTAATCACCGGTACggagtgggagctgcctgcaggctcctctgttacagTGAGCTGGCTCAGTTTGTCCTGCAGCCAAaggatttgtgcagcacagcacagggctgTGCCTGATCAGGTTGTTATGTGGATTACTAACTCCTAAACATGCAACAGTCTCTTGGTCAGGATCAAAACATTCCATTCCTTGATCCACCCACAGTTCACGTATCCCAAAGACATTGTAAGTCATAGATTACATTAATAAGATGGAAGCTTGTCAAGCCTAGTAGAGCAGACGCGGCCTGTTAaagatcactaactcctcaaATACAGTGTCTTCTGCGTGGCTGCCAATACAGCATGTATGATTTAAACTGTTAAATATGTCTGTATcaaatcagcaacaaaaataatttctgtattacAAACAGTTACGTCAAGAGAACTCTGGCTACACCAGTGATTTTCAACTTAAAATTTGCGTATAAACGATTTCACTGAGGATTGTTAGTGTAGTCAGATGTGACAAAAAATAGTTTCGCACCATGAAGTGATGTATGTCATTACATAAAATGGGTCtcatatatatagatagatagatagatgtgTATGATTCACTTACTGTTAAGCCTTTCAAAAGCTTGCACATCAAGAGAATTGATTTATTACATAAGTAAAATTTGTGGTAACCTGAGACATGAGCCTGTATCTATATATTATTTCACTGCAGAAAGCACTGTGAGCCTTAAAGGCTTCACAGTTCCCTGCAGACCTTTCTTGGAGCTGAATAGCTTCTCATAGTCACCTGTTAGTGTTCAGAACAGCTCTTCAGTGTTTAGTGCTCTTCTggacagtagatacaaattgtATTtccaagtggctgtgtgggtagCAGGGAAGGAAACTCTTTTTCTAGATTTTTATATCATCTTTGGTCATAGAAACATTCTGCAATATGTGAACTGTGCAAGTCACTGAGTGAGGTATACAATGGCCTTACCTGTTTTTAGCAGTTTATTGTACAGAGTTGCTTAGTTGCATGTTGCATAGTGTGTCTTCTTACTTGGAAgtgctaaaatatttataaactgagaaaagaagcatGTTAATATTTCATGTGACTTAGGGATATTTTTCAGATAAAGTGGATATTATAAATATCTTATGTTTAATCAGATAATAAGGATAGGAAAGACTATCTAGGTCAATTGTCTGACCTGTTACATTTTGCAGGGCCACTATGCAAGTTCAACTAAGATTTTATTCGTTATGGTATATTAAAAACGTAACATCAGTAGCTTCTAGTTATTTCCAGTTACACAGTGTAACCTAAATTTTACTTTAAGGTGTTGAAGCAAATTGCTTGAGCTTACTACTACCTATATTTATTTAGCCCTCAAACTCTCTGAATCAGGGATATACTAAATTTTTCTCTAAATTGTGTTGCTTCTTGTGCCAGAAGTACTTCGATGGATTTCAGTCTCTCAGTTTTTATATTTCCCATCTTTTCCATTACGCCCTGGTGTTTAATTATGTGCCAGTATAATTACTTGAAGGAAGCAGAAATAGTAGAAATGCTATTTCTATTTATAGAAATACTTTACTTTTTTCTGACCCATATGATTTTGAGTATAAATACAGTCTCACAGTACCTGCAGCTGTTCAGTATTCTCATTTCTCTGGATCATTGTAATTCAACCATTTGATCATAGCAGAAAGTATACAGAGATtataattaaacatttttcatttccagtctGGCTCACAAGAAAGATCTGTTTAATCCTCTTAGCAATAGCAATCAGAATTATATGTATCTTACATTGGAAAAGCACCCTCAGAAAGTTTATTATTACATCTCAACCCCAAGTGCAATTCAGGCTGGcagtatatacacatacacatc is from Harpia harpyja isolate bHarHar1 chromosome Z, bHarHar1 primary haplotype, whole genome shotgun sequence and encodes:
- the AP3S1 gene encoding AP-3 complex subunit sigma-1 isoform X3, producing MIKAILIFNNHGKPRLSKFYQRYSEDTQQQIIRETFHLVSKRDENVCNFLEGGLLIGGSDNKLIYRHYATLYFVFCVDSSESELGILDLIQVFVETLDKCFENVCELDLIFHVDKVHNILAEMVMGGMVLETNMNEIVTQIDAQNKLEKSELL
- the AP3S1 gene encoding AP-3 complex subunit sigma-1 isoform X2; protein product: MIKAILIFNNHGKPRLSKFYQRYSEDTQQQIIRETFHLVSKRDENVCNFLEGGLLIGGSDNKLIYRHYATLYFVFCVDSSESELGILDLIQVFVETLDKCFENVCELDLIFHVDKVHNILAEMVMGGMVLETNMNEIVTQIDAQNKLEKSETFIFQSPRQDR
- the ATG12 gene encoding ubiquitin-like protein ATG12 — encoded protein: MAEAEEQVPASPQIKGRNEGGEEAPEAGAAAAAGAVDPVPPPAVSPGTEDPAGDTKKKIDILLRAVADTPIMKTKKWAVERTRTIQSLADFIKKFLKLMASEQLFIYVNQSFAPSPDQEVGTLYECFGSDGKLVLHYCKTQAWG